The genomic interval gctGCTGCAGACGCCTGCTGGTCATCCAGTCATTCGGGTGGAATAGTTAAATCACGGGCCCCTGAGGACCAGGGTGGGAAACCCCttatataaaacacaaacacatgaagCCCATAGAGGTTCTGGTCCACCTGGTCAGAACCAGAAGCACTTTAATGATTCCTGAATAAATGTTCAACATCAAGGAGAATCTAGAACCTGAACAGAACCGTCTGATTCTGGATGATCAGAACCAGACGGTTCTAAAGGTTCTAGCAATGAACCAGAACCTCCTCAGTCCATCATGGATCAGCAGAGACGATGGATGAACCGTTTGAGACGGAGAAACGTTCTGCTGGAACTCTGGTAGCTAAAAGCACAGACATGATAAAACGATAGACGCCTCCTGGACCGCTCTGGTCTACTGGCGCTGGCGAGAcgcagggcggccatcttggagcggtcgacCTCTCCAAGATGGCGCCATATTTACTGAAACCCGGGCAGCCATTGCAGGGTCTACTCGTTTATTATGTCTGTGGCTAAATGTAGCTGAGCTGACACCAAGCTagcagacagacagaagcaATCGATCAGCAGAGATCAGATCAGATCCAACTGGAAGGAAAACGACTCACCAGGGACAAAAAGTAaagattctggttctgttcactAAAACTCTGAAACCAGAGACACATCACTGATCCTGCCGGCCTTCATcctccatcatcatcaccttcaccatcatcatcatcatctgtcaCTCAACCTTCaccaaaaggtcaaaggtcaggatgTTTTCAGTTGTCTACAGCACAACGTTAACCCAATAGGTTAGACTCAAACATTCTGATTATCTCAGTAAAAACTTCAGTCTGAACTCAATAAGATCCCAGCAGCTCAGGATCAGGATCTCAGACCAGTGGAGGTCAGGGTCTACCACACCGGACCAGAACCAAGATGGAGGCTGTACAAAGATGGAAACCGGCCAgcagatagcagctgggcgtttGGAGCTGGTTGGTAAAGCAAACATGAAGCATCATAACCTGGAGGCTGGAACAGTCTAACATCGGATCAGATTCATTCACTCTGGGACTGAAGAGTCTGACATCCAGCTGAGTTTCCAGTTCCAGACCAATAAACACGATGACCAACCAACTGGgtggacaaaaacagaaaagatccTCAGCGATCTGGAAGAGAGAACCATCAACCTTTAGAGGACAGACATATAAAACCTCAGAGGCCATCGTGAGGAAGAGGACAGCTGTGGTCTTTTGTTTCAGTGAATCTTGTTTATTATGAATCAGCAGGTCTGACCTTTGTGAACAtcatcatgaaaacatttcctgttctGTTTCTCTAGTGAAACTTTTGCATGGAAACTTTTATTTCTCAGCAGAAAACAGTAAAGTGTGAATCAGTAAGGAAGTGTTGACGATGTGCTGCTGCTCTGAGGTCATGTGATGTTTTCAGCTCTCAGCTGGTGGCAGCAGAGAGAGGATGAGATAAAAGctgatgacaggaagtggatcTGCCAGAGCGGCCGTTCTGATGATGTGGGGTTGTAGTGGCAGTGACCTCTGTGACCTCTGTGGCCCTGCTGGgtgtgtgatgatgatgatgatgatgatgatgctgtgATGCTGAGCAGGAGTGAGCTCAACGTGACGGTGACGGGGCCTCACCAGGGGGTCCTGGGCCTGGTGCTGTTCACCATCGTCACCACGCTGCCATGCTGCGCGTTCCTCTTCATCAACCTCACCATGCTGTACACGCTGCGCAGCCGGCCGCTGTTCAGAGAGGCGTCCCGCTACGTGCTGCTGTTCAACCTGCTGCTGGTGGACACCGTGCAGCTGTTCCAGAGCCAGTCCATGTTCCTGCTGTCCGCGGTCAGCCTCGCGCTGCTGTACCCGGTGTGCGCCGCTCTCACCGCCTTCAGCAGCCTGACCCACTGCGTGTCCGTGGTCACGCTGGTCAGCATGTGCCTGGAGCGGTACGTGGCGGTGTGCTACCCCCTCCGGCACAGCGCCATCGTCACCCTGAGGAACACCGGCGCCGCCATCGGGGTCATCTGGGGCGTCAGCTCCTCCCACGTCATCGTCCAGCTCAGCCTGATGCTGTCCCGCTTCTCGGCGGCTGACCTGGGGGTCATGCAGATGGTGCACTACTGCGGGAAGGAGAGCGCCTTCATCGACCCCGTGTCTGACCACTACGACAGAGCCTTCACCtacttcctcttcctgctggGGGCGGCCACCGTCTCCTTCGCCTACGCCGGCATCATCGTGGCGGCGCGCTCTGCGTCCACGGACAGAGCGTCGGCCGTGCGGGCGCGGCGCACGCTGCTGCTGCACCTGGTGCAGCTGGGCCTCAGCATGTCCTCCACCGTCTACAACTCGCTGCTGATCGTCATCACCGGCAGCCTGGAGCGCGTCCCGGCCGTCCGCCTGCAGATCGGCCTCTACATGGCCGTCATCATCCTGCCCAAGTGCCTCAGCTCGCTCATCTACGGCCTCAGAGACCACAACATCCGGCCCGTCCTCGTCATGAACCTCATCTGCCAGTGCAGAGGCTCGGCTCTccacaccagaaccagaaccaagaacAGAATCAGAGTCCAGCTCAGCTGAGACGTTCACTAGAAACTGGGACAATAAAGACGATGATGGGAGGAAGTCAGAATGTTCAGCAAATAAACCTGCAACTGTTTTCACTGAAccgataataataataataataataataataataataataataataataataataataataataataataataataataataataataataataatgtttttatttgcagaatgtCTTCAGGAGATCATAAACATGTTTGTCtaataattaaaacttgaaGCTGATTTTTCATGAAGAACTTTGAGTAACTTGTTGAAACCTGCAGCTTCTAAAACAACCTgaactttgattaaaaacatctgaaacattaaTCTGACCATGTTGAACATTAATCCTGCTGTGATTTAGTGAACCTGCCTGCCTTAATGCTGAATATGAAATATCAGAATTGTTATGAtgttaatgtgtttaatatGGAGTAAAACAGGTTTCTATCATCATGAGATCCAGGATGTTTAAACCAAACTGGATCATTTCCAGCTGCAGATCGATTCGTTTCTCTAGATAAAACTGGAATCACAGTAGATTTCTGGAAACACTGAATTCCTATAAAACCTAAAATCTCATTaagtttaaatctgtttttgatttaaaactggGACATTGATTCATTTTAGTTATATTCCAACTCTCTGTTATGCTTCTTTATTATGCTGTAactgtttgtttagttttgtgtttttatcatataAAGCAGCTTATATGCTGCCTtgctcagaggtcagagggcaGCTGGAGGCTAGAAAACTGATCTGCTTTGAGTTTGGTGAATTAAACTAATTCGATTTTATAACTCAGAGTAAAGAGCATCAGTCATTTTCTCTGGTTTTCATCTTCATCGTTCTGCTCCTCATCACATTTCACTGCTCAGCTCTGAAAAGTACAGACAGACTTTGGTTTGtctacattaaaaattaaaatagattttacaaTTTAGTTAGAAACGTGtttgtattttagtttagttttttgaaACCCCATGCAGATTTAAAGAGACATATCATGCAAAAGCCACTTTTTTAGcccttaaatatgttttgtgtaCTTTGAGTGCCAAGGagtgcaaaaaaaagtaaacttatttacttttttgctGTGCTGAGTCGATGGTTTTATATTCTATGGGTTAGATTTTCCAGTCTGTTAATTTTTCTCTATTGTCTATAATGTTTTCTATTATGTCACAACATTTGCTGTGGAACTgataaaaaacatgatttccAGCTAATCGGTTTTGTGAGGCCTCTTTTTTACTTTCCTTGCAGCCATTTTGTAGTCCAAGTTCAGTTATATTGAAGTTGCAAGTAAACAAGTCAAAATCTTCTGTTCTTGTGTGCATTAAAGCACCTGGTTCCTTACACAGCCCCTTGTCTCTTtgattaaattagatttttcttggGAACGTACCCACATCAGTGCAGAAGATCCGTTTGCACAGAGAACTCAAAGACGAATGTTTCAGCAACTTCTGCCAGCATCAAGAgggatttttcaaaatatttagtctgaaaAGAGATTGATTGTGGCTCAGTTCCTTCTCTCTACTGAAACAGCAAAGCAGCCAGCTGCTAATGGCACTAAAGTGACAACAAAGTTTGTATTAGAGATAAAGTTTGTAGGGGCGCACCAATTTATTGGCACCGATTTCCTTAgttttgggagattggtgatcAACTGaaacttacatgtgaagcccgTCTTATCCTCTGATCTtttctacctcagcaaaggtttaaaaatcaacctctgtcctcttctgctctgcagtgagaggtttgactgacagaccggcccaccaggtcatgacTGAACGTTTGCAGTTAACTCAACAATTTTCTTGCTCTACTTAGTGACATAACTAGTTTTTGTCAGTGTCCACCACCAGGTGGTTGGTTGAAGTGAGGGGAGGAAGGGAAGctatttataaaaatgagaaaaatctaATCCTTCATCTGACCTCcaaactttacaaataaaatcttggGGAAAAAATCACTTTGATCCAAATGAGCTCATAAGTTTCAGAATACTTTCCTTGAAttgcttttaatatttcatacaCTCTATGTATAGCCGTATCTTCATATGCCTCACTCTGTTTTTAGACAAGTTTTTGTTTAACACAAATATGTGTATCTTCCACAATCATCGACTAAACTGCTCACACCAGTGAAACTCAGTCATTCTTCACAGTTTTGCAAGAATCTCTGCTTCtttgtttgaataaaaccaAATCAAACTTTGAGGCTGAGTGCTCTtaaagtttattattgttttctgcATTCATAATCAAACAGAACAGCATGAAAATAAATCCAGCTTAAAGGAGAGACAAGTTTGGTTATTTGGTGTTATTTTCAGATTCTTAGCACAAACTGGCAAAATTTAGAGACCTTTTGCATCCTTGACCATAGAAGTATGGAAGAAATGAGAGTGCACCTCCCTCCATTGTGTAATCGTCCTATCCAGCCACATGATGAAGCCACATTTATCTGAGTCAGCAAGATTTAGAAAATTTGACTCAAACTGTTTAATTTAGCTCAGTGTGTGTTTAAACCAATTCATATAAACTTAAAACAGTTTCCTCTAAAGGTAATTGATCGTGGCTCACCACCACACCTTCACAATGAAGTTTTAGTTCAGTTAAGCCTGATCTGAGTTCATCTCTAAATCTAAATCAACCATTGCCAATGAAGCCACCTGATCCATGTAAGGTAATTTATATAGTTTAGTAATTGTATTTGGCAACATGGTGGAGTCATATACCAAATTATCTTGGCCAACAACATAAATGTCTAAACTTTGAGACAGAATTATCTACGGATAATTCCAAGTTTAAATGAACCTTTTAATCCACCGTATTTATATAAACTAATGTTTATTCGGATGTAATGTAATTTGCATACTgagtatttttctgtgttttctgtcatttttctttcacacgTTATTCCATTAAATCATCTTCAAATACAACAGCAGTTCATTCAATAAAGTGCACAATTTGGCTGACTGTGAACAGTTTAGACTGTGAACAATGTAAGAACAGTGAAAATCAGTCCGGACATGGAGAGTGACGTTGTGTTCAGCTGAGCCGAATCAGGGGAACGAGGAGCAGCTGATAAAATGCTGAGAGTTTTTATCTGAGACATGAAAACTCACAGTTGGAGAATGAAAATATTCACAGTAACAAGATGGAAAAGTTAACAGTTGGTGAAGCTGAAGCATGAAAATAATGAGACTTTATTAAATCCAGCTCTGGGAAGAAGAAAGTCACCAGAAGAtatcatgtttaatttaacaaactgttaaaaaccTTATGGGAGTTTGAGTTGTAAATATTAATCCACAACAGGACAGTCTTAGTGAAGTTGTGCTACAGGAATAGCTTGGAAGCAGAAAagttgcagcagcagagatgcacAACGCAGAATTACTTTAGGTTTGGGTTGGGACTTTAACAAAAGATTCTGTAAATATTAAACCGTTACATTTTAAACTCCAGCTGTAACTTTCTATTTCATCACCATCACTTGCTCTGTTTCCAACCACCAGATGTCACATGTTCACAGGTAGAACACGTGACAGACTGAATATATCTGAGCTAAGATGAAACTGAAACTATTGAGCATCagaacatcagcagcagcaggagcaacCAGAAGAGACCAAACATGAGTGATACAACTCATCTTCTTGGTAAGAACATTTATTAGCTAATATTTTTGACTCTCTTCTTcattagatatattttttatataattttatctaattaatatatttatttctcattgtttatgttttcaaactATTTCTTCACATCATTGTTCACTACCTCCATATTACTgtctttaaagtttaaagatttCAAATGATAAGAAAATCACCAGATTTCACCAATGAGTAACTTTATAAATTAGTTTGTGTTGCAGCTCATTGCTTCAACTTCCTATTAATATCAGaggatattttgtgttttactttcacTAGACTGTAGACTTTTATGccttcataatttattgttcaatcatttcataaacataaatgttccACAGTTTTCCTCTCCGTCTGATTTAAAGTTGTGACCGTGGCTGAGTGGTTTGCTTGGTAATCGAAAAGAGTCGATGTCAGTCCTAGCAGAAGCAAACTTAAGGCAGAGATGGTCAAAGGAAACATCGATGCAGCTTCTTCAGACAAACCTTAGTGGTTGAAAACAGATTTGACGGGGAATTGTTTCAGGAAGCTGGAGGACTGCATCAGATTAAGATGAGCTTTATAATTTCCCAGTTAGAGTTTTAGATGAGCCCGGGCTTGAGAAAGACCGTTTATTAATTCCTGATAAACCGGTTTATAACAGTCTTTCTCTGTGGCTTCTTGTCCCTGCATGTAGTAACATCTTCTTATATAGTTGTTGTTTACAGTTGTTTCATCAACATGGTTCTGAAACTTAACCAAAAGCCTAAACTGCCAGATCTATGATGTACTGCAGTTGTTTCCAGTTACAGAGCAGATTCAACATTACAGCAATATTTCTGTTCAGCTTCAGCTACACAGCTTGTTGTTAAATAATGtcactaatttaaaaactgtaaaaatattcctCATAGTTCTTTTTTAATCCGCTTTATGCATTATGTTGCACTTAGggctaaaacatttttgatgttgAGGGTATTACTACATAGAGTAGAAGTTGCATCCACAGGGACATCAATGACTCTTTTAAAGGTGAATTAAAATAGCAGTCACAGGTTTTTAATTATACATCATAACCAGAACAACCAGGGATgtaatgaaatgtttctttgtttattttgtcactaTGTCTGTCTGAAACTGGTTTAGCCAGAACTAGGTCCTCATGGCATGTTCTACCTATTTataatatgtgaaaatgtaatttctcaGAGGAAATGGAGGTgactggagcagctgcagctggatcAGAAACACAAGGTAAACTTAATGCACATACTTTTCTGAATGTTGAAACTAAATCCCAGATCATTGTGTTTTGCATTGTGGCCTTGAAACATTAACTTCAGATTCAGGAATCAGCAGCAGGTCAGGGAGAATGTTGTAACgatgtttaaagcagagtttgGATGTATAACATCATCCCAAGCTCTGAATATCTCACAGAGCTCTGATCAACCCTGGTGGACACAGATTGAGATCTGGAGTCTTTtccacagcaaacatgtggtaGTTTGATCAGAGGAGAGCAGAACAGATCTTTCTgataatttttcagattttatttgtaaaaaataagaTCACTCGCCGCTTAATTCCACTTTACAGTTATCTTCACATAAGGCCAAGTTGGAGAAAGGAAGCATCGTGTTTTGTAATCAGTCATGTGGTCTGTCCACCATTCTCACCTGAGCTTAAACAAATGATCGTCTAATTTTCCTGTTCAACCGTTTTCTTCCCCTCTCACCATGAGTCACTGTGGGCGTGGGTAACAAAGCAAAGTGCAGacacaaatgttttaatctcatggtggatttaataaaaaataaaagaaaacatatacaAGTAAATACTTGTGCAAAACAGGTAATACATTTGACTATGAGGGAGAATCTGACAAGGAGCAGAGTTTTATAGGGAGGTTATGATTCCATTCACATAGAGAATCTACATAGATACAAAACCAAATTGTTCTCTTTCATAAGGGAAATTAAACATTCAAGGATATTTATGATGGTGCGTAGCAGACAATCAATCTTATtcatatagcacatttcagcaacatggcagtTCAAAGGCGttatattataaaaacacaaaaatacaaagttataaaataCACCATCCAGTAAACAGTTGAAAAAAGCAGTAAGCAATACATTTTATCAAGTGTCATCATCACACATCAAATAAGtttgtcaatattttatttattctggttcaaaagcaactctaaccCTGtgggttttaatttaaatttaaaggaatTCAATATTTCAGCTGTTCTGTAATTTTATGGAagttattttcatgtttctattGTCACATAGAAATATTCATGAAACAGTTTACAGTATTGTAAAACAGAGTTTAGAGAAACCGCTTCATAAGACTTTCCCATGAGCATGTGTATCACACAAGAATGAAAACACTGTTACACATTGAAACAATCACGTAGCAACCTTAAAATATTCTCCTTACAATATGGAGAGTGAAGTTGTGTTCAGCTGGGCCCAATCAGCTGATAAAGGAAAATACTGGGCAGGAAAACTAAGGGAAGGAGAATAActaacaaagaaaacacagaggaagtaTGAGTAGACACAAAGAAGAGCaataataagttaaaataaaaccacagataaaagctaaacacaaagaaacagacTAAGTTTTTACCCAACTACAAAAACGAATACAGAGAAACTAACTGATGAAGAAAAACCCAAATTACACTAAGAAACAACcagaaaaaagataaacatcAGAGGATCATGACAGAGATATTCATAGCaaagataaatagttttaaCATTACAGAAAAAGATGATTAAAACTAAAGAGTATTAATTTTATAGCAGCATCTTTATAGTGATTGTATTTTGGTCAATCCTTGATTATTAGAAGATAATTAGCTCAGTCTAACCTGAAGACTTTAACAATCTTCATCATAATAGTAAAGTATTTACTACTGTAGATGAATAAACATGTTGAAGGTCAGTTTTTGAAGGGGAAACATCCAGGTGGCCCACCAGCAGCCAAAACGGAGTTATTTATCTGAGACATGAAAACtcacagcaataaaaatgttcacagcaacaagatggaaaagCTAATAGCTGACGAAGCAtgaaaataatgacattttattaaatccagctctgataaaaataaagtcaccaGAAAATCTCgggtttaatttaaaaaactgttaaaaaaaacgtATGGGAGTTTGGGTTGTAAAT from Xiphophorus maculatus strain JP 163 A chromosome 11, X_maculatus-5.0-male, whole genome shotgun sequence carries:
- the LOC111610128 gene encoding olfactory receptor 1571-like, with the protein product MLSRSELNVTVTGPHQGVLGLVLFTIVTTLPCCAFLFINLTMLYTLRSRPLFREASRYVLLFNLLLVDTVQLFQSQSMFLLSAVSLALLYPVCAALTAFSSLTHCVSVVTLVSMCLERYVAVCYPLRHSAIVTLRNTGAAIGVIWGVSSSHVIVQLSLMLSRFSAADLGVMQMVHYCGKESAFIDPVSDHYDRAFTYFLFLLGAATVSFAYAGIIVAARSASTDRASAVRARRTLLLHLVQLGLSMSSTVYNSLLIVITGSLERVPAVRLQIGLYMAVIILPKCLSSLIYGLRDHNIRPVLVMNLICQCRGSALHTRTRTKNRIRVQLS